The following proteins are co-located in the Spinactinospora alkalitolerans genome:
- a CDS encoding uracil-xanthine permease family protein: MSSPKARHPVDEYRPLHRMLLFGLQHVLVMAATPISSVFLVSATLDLSTGITVNLLSAAFVLSGLGSVLQSLGPWKVGARLPFVMLPGGAPVVLFMAIAQQHGLRTATGAVIITGVFYLLVLPVFSRLIRFFPALVIGTMIIIVGVNLVKVGALLVTGAPGTPGFGDPGDLLLGLATIGFTVAFYWLFTGVLRQLAVMLGLVAGALLAFFMGTADFAGATEGGLVHVPQALPFGVPEFSLLASLPLLLYSLASMAEATGQTVINGEAVGKDVDARRDAPKTIRGDAVVSFAGGFFGLPLMVTSGENIGIVRVTDVRSRFVTVAAGVLLVLIGFFAPITALINAVPSAVVGGTAMVVFGVIVVLGVQMIGRADLDDHTTTFICAVAVALGLLPILVPGAYATFPPNARILLESGVAVGAFTAAVLNILFNHVRPALGRRFGRRAPAPAAAPAAEDGVPPVPPQASARSRAEGTRDAPNP, encoded by the coding sequence GTGTCCTCCCCCAAAGCGCGGCACCCCGTCGACGAATACCGGCCCCTGCACAGGATGCTGCTCTTCGGCCTGCAGCACGTGCTCGTCATGGCCGCAACGCCCATCTCCAGCGTGTTCCTGGTCAGCGCCACGCTCGACCTGTCCACCGGCATCACCGTGAACCTGCTCTCGGCGGCTTTCGTGCTGTCGGGCCTGGGATCGGTGCTTCAGTCGCTGGGACCGTGGAAGGTCGGCGCCCGACTGCCCTTCGTGATGCTGCCCGGCGGTGCGCCCGTCGTGCTGTTCATGGCCATCGCCCAGCAGCATGGGTTGCGCACCGCAACCGGCGCGGTCATCATCACCGGCGTCTTCTACCTGCTGGTGCTGCCGGTGTTCTCCCGGCTGATCCGCTTCTTTCCCGCGCTGGTCATCGGCACGATGATCATCATCGTCGGAGTCAATCTGGTGAAGGTCGGCGCGCTGCTGGTCACCGGCGCGCCCGGCACCCCCGGCTTCGGAGACCCCGGCGACCTGCTGCTGGGTCTGGCCACCATCGGCTTCACCGTCGCCTTCTACTGGCTGTTCACCGGGGTGCTGCGCCAGCTCGCCGTGATGCTCGGGCTGGTCGCCGGGGCGCTGCTCGCCTTCTTCATGGGGACGGCCGACTTCGCCGGTGCCACCGAGGGCGGCCTGGTGCACGTGCCCCAAGCGCTGCCCTTCGGGGTGCCCGAGTTCAGCCTGCTCGCCTCGTTGCCGCTGCTGCTCTACAGCCTCGCCTCCATGGCCGAGGCCACCGGCCAGACCGTCATCAACGGAGAGGCCGTGGGCAAGGACGTCGACGCGCGCCGCGACGCGCCCAAGACCATCCGCGGCGACGCCGTGGTCTCCTTCGCCGGAGGGTTCTTCGGCCTGCCGCTCATGGTCACCAGCGGCGAAAACATCGGCATCGTCCGGGTCACCGATGTGCGCAGCCGCTTCGTCACGGTCGCCGCGGGCGTGCTGCTCGTGCTCATCGGCTTCTTCGCCCCGATCACCGCGCTGATCAACGCCGTCCCCTCGGCCGTTGTCGGCGGCACCGCCATGGTGGTGTTCGGCGTGATCGTGGTGCTGGGCGTGCAGATGATCGGCCGCGCAGACCTCGACGACCACACCACCACGTTCATCTGCGCGGTCGCCGTCGCGCTGGGGCTGCTGCCCATCCTCGTCCCCGGCGCCTACGCGACCTTCCCACCCAACGCGCGCATCCTGCTGGAGAGCGGGGTCGCGGTCGGCGCCTTCACCGCCGCCGTGCTCAACATCCTGTTCAACCACGTCCGTCCGGCACTGGGTCGCCGCTTCGGCAGGCGGGCCCCGGCCCCTGCTGCGGCACCCGCGGCCGAGGACGGGGTCCCGCCCGTCCCGCCGCAGGCTTCGGCGCGATCACGGGCCGAGGGGACCCGCGATGCGCCCAACCCCTGA
- a CDS encoding alpha/beta fold hydrolase: protein MRRDEWRPPPFPNDVATDFHDGPLGRMRSRSVGRRRPDVPEVVLVQGMAVSDYLLPGLGALGAWTRAHLVELPGLSGSGEPPHELDVPEFGRCVAEWVTARRPGRVILAGHSSGTQVAARAAVGHPDVAGVVLAGPTVDPAARGLLRLLVRWRLDGRREPPGLGESHRPEWRRAGVRRLLHVVLVHLDDPIEEPVGRLEVPLLVIRGEDDRVSSEAWARRLAAMRPDGRYVQVRGAHTFPWLDPQAWSGPVRDLAARVGGP, encoded by the coding sequence ATGAGACGTGACGAGTGGCGGCCGCCGCCGTTCCCGAACGACGTGGCCACCGACTTCCATGACGGGCCACTGGGACGCATGCGCAGCAGGAGCGTGGGGCGGCGCCGGCCGGACGTCCCGGAGGTCGTGCTCGTCCAGGGGATGGCGGTCTCCGACTACCTGCTGCCGGGGCTGGGGGCGCTCGGCGCCTGGACCCGTGCGCACCTGGTCGAGCTGCCGGGCCTCTCCGGCAGCGGAGAGCCCCCGCACGAACTCGACGTGCCGGAGTTCGGCCGGTGCGTGGCCGAATGGGTCACGGCGCGGCGGCCGGGCCGGGTGATCCTGGCCGGCCACTCCAGCGGGACGCAGGTCGCCGCCCGCGCCGCCGTGGGGCACCCCGACGTGGCCGGCGTGGTCCTGGCCGGCCCGACCGTGGATCCGGCGGCCCGAGGACTGCTGCGGCTGCTGGTGCGCTGGCGGCTGGACGGTCGGCGCGAACCGCCCGGCCTCGGCGAGTCGCACCGCCCGGAGTGGAGGCGGGCGGGCGTGCGTCGGCTGCTGCACGTGGTGCTCGTCCACCTCGACGACCCCATCGAGGAGCCGGTCGGCCGGCTGGAGGTTCCGCTACTGGTCATCCGCGGCGAGGACGACCGGGTCAGCTCCGAGGCGTGGGCGCGCCGACTGGCGGCGATGCGGCCTGACGGGAGGTACGTGCAGGTCCGCGGCGCCCACACGTTCCCGTGGCTGGACCCGCAGGCGTGGTCGGGGCCCGTGCGCGACCTCGCGGCCCGCGTCGGCGGGCCGTGA
- a CDS encoding DEAD/DEAH box helicase: MEHVSLIDRLPAGAEPDSLFEAFASWAEERGLTLYPHQEEALIEVVSGSNVVLSTPTGSGKSLVAAGALFAALARDECAFYTAPIKALVSEKFFELCAVFGTANVGMMTGDASVNADAPIVCCTAEVLANIALRDGADADIGTVVMDEFHFYAEPDRGWAWQVPLLELPQVQFLLMSATLGDVSRFEDDLTRRTGRSTAVVSSAERPVPLFYSYRTTPLHETLEELLGTREAPVYIVHFTQAQAVERAQSLTSINMCSRAEKDAIAKEIGNFRFTTRFGRNLSRYVRHGIGVHHAGMLPKYRRLVERLAQAGLLKVICGTDTLGVGVNVPIRTVLFTALAKYDGSRVRRLSAREFHQIAGRAGRAGFDTVGNVVLQAPEHVVENEKALAKAGDDTKKRRKVVRKKAPEGFVGWDESTFEKIIAAEPEPLTSRFRVSNAMLLSVIARPGDCFAGMRHLLTDNHEDRRNQRRHIREAIAIYRSLLDGGIVEQMDEPDAEGRTARLTVDLQPDFALNQPLSTFALAAFDLLDPASPTYALDVLTVVESTLDDPRQILAAQLNKARGEAVAQMKADGMEYDERMERLEEISYPKPLEELLDHAYEVYRRGHPWVGDHPLRPKSVARDLYERAMTFTDYVGFYELARSEGLVLRYLASAYKAVSQTVPEDAKTDELLDLTEWLGELVRQVDSSLLDEWEQLTNPAEESPEAPVEERPKPVTANHRAFRVLVRNELFRRVELAALRRYDELGRLDAEDGWDAEAWEDALADYYDEHDRIGTGPDARGPKLLLIEEQAGTWEVRQVFDDPAGDHDWGISAEADLGASDEEGRAVVRVVGVNRLG; encoded by the coding sequence ATGGAACACGTGAGTCTCATCGATCGACTGCCTGCCGGCGCAGAACCCGATTCCCTGTTCGAAGCGTTCGCCTCTTGGGCCGAGGAGCGAGGGCTCACGCTCTACCCGCACCAGGAGGAGGCCCTCATCGAGGTGGTGTCGGGCTCCAACGTCGTCCTGAGCACCCCCACCGGTTCGGGCAAGAGCCTGGTCGCGGCCGGTGCGCTGTTCGCGGCGCTGGCCAGGGACGAGTGCGCCTTCTACACCGCCCCGATCAAGGCCCTGGTGTCGGAGAAGTTCTTCGAGCTGTGCGCGGTCTTCGGGACCGCCAACGTCGGGATGATGACCGGTGACGCCAGCGTCAACGCCGACGCCCCCATCGTCTGCTGCACCGCCGAGGTGCTGGCCAACATCGCGCTGCGCGACGGCGCCGACGCCGACATCGGCACCGTGGTCATGGACGAGTTCCACTTCTACGCCGAGCCCGACCGCGGCTGGGCCTGGCAGGTGCCGCTGCTGGAGCTGCCGCAGGTGCAGTTCCTGCTGATGTCGGCGACGCTGGGCGACGTGTCGCGGTTCGAGGACGACCTGACCCGGCGCACCGGCCGCTCCACGGCCGTGGTCAGCTCGGCCGAGCGCCCGGTCCCGCTGTTCTACTCCTACCGGACCACGCCGCTGCACGAGACGCTGGAGGAGCTGCTCGGCACCCGCGAGGCCCCGGTCTACATCGTGCACTTCACCCAGGCCCAGGCCGTCGAGCGCGCGCAGTCGCTCACCAGCATCAACATGTGCAGCAGGGCCGAGAAGGACGCCATCGCCAAGGAGATCGGCAACTTCCGCTTCACCACCCGGTTCGGCCGCAACCTCTCCCGCTACGTCCGGCACGGCATCGGCGTGCACCACGCCGGAATGCTGCCCAAGTACCGCCGCCTGGTGGAGCGGCTGGCCCAGGCCGGGCTGCTCAAGGTCATCTGCGGCACCGACACCCTCGGCGTCGGCGTCAACGTGCCGATCCGCACGGTGCTGTTCACCGCGCTGGCCAAGTACGACGGCTCCCGCGTGCGCAGGCTCAGCGCCAGGGAGTTCCACCAGATCGCCGGGCGGGCCGGGCGGGCCGGGTTCGACACCGTCGGCAACGTGGTGCTGCAGGCCCCCGAGCACGTCGTGGAGAACGAGAAGGCGCTGGCCAAGGCGGGCGACGACACGAAGAAGCGGCGCAAGGTCGTGCGCAAGAAGGCGCCGGAGGGGTTCGTCGGCTGGGACGAGAGCACGTTCGAGAAGATCATCGCGGCCGAGCCCGAACCGCTGACCTCGCGGTTCAGGGTCAGCAACGCGATGCTGCTGAGCGTCATCGCCCGGCCCGGCGACTGCTTCGCCGGGATGAGGCACCTGCTCACCGACAACCACGAGGACCGCCGCAACCAGCGCCGGCACATCCGCGAGGCGATCGCGATCTACCGGTCGCTGCTGGACGGCGGCATCGTCGAGCAGATGGATGAGCCCGACGCCGAGGGCCGCACCGCGCGCCTGACCGTCGACCTGCAGCCCGACTTCGCCCTGAACCAGCCGCTGTCGACGTTCGCGCTGGCGGCGTTCGACCTGCTCGACCCCGCCTCCCCCACCTACGCCCTCGACGTGCTGACCGTGGTGGAGTCGACGCTGGACGACCCTCGCCAGATCCTCGCCGCCCAGTTGAACAAGGCCCGCGGCGAGGCGGTCGCGCAGATGAAGGCCGACGGGATGGAGTACGACGAGCGGATGGAGCGGCTGGAGGAGATCTCCTACCCCAAGCCGCTGGAGGAGCTGCTCGACCACGCCTACGAGGTCTACCGGCGCGGCCACCCGTGGGTGGGCGACCACCCGCTGCGCCCCAAGTCGGTGGCGCGCGACCTCTACGAGCGCGCGATGACGTTCACCGACTACGTCGGCTTCTACGAGCTCGCGCGCTCGGAGGGCCTGGTGCTGCGCTACCTGGCCAGTGCGTACAAGGCGGTCAGCCAGACCGTTCCCGAGGACGCCAAGACCGATGAGCTGCTCGACCTGACCGAGTGGCTGGGCGAGCTGGTCCGCCAGGTCGACTCCAGCCTGCTGGACGAGTGGGAGCAGTTGACCAACCCGGCGGAGGAGTCGCCCGAGGCGCCGGTCGAGGAGCGGCCCAAGCCGGTCACGGCCAACCACCGGGCGTTTCGGGTCCTGGTCCGCAACGAGCTGTTCCGGCGGGTCGAGCTGGCCGCCCTGCGCCGCTACGACGAGCTGGGCCGGCTCGACGCCGAGGACGGCTGGGACGCCGAGGCCTGGGAGGACGCGCTCGCCGACTACTACGACGAGCACGACCGGATCGGGACCGGCCCCGACGCGCGCGGCCCCAAGCTGCTGCTCATCGAGGAGCAGGCGGGGACGTGGGAGGTCCGCCAGGTCTTCGACGACCCCGCGGGGGACCACGACTGGGGCATCAGCGCCGAGGCCGACCTGGGCGCCTCGGACGAGGAGGGCCGGGCGGTCGTCCGCGTGGTCGGCGTGAACCGGCTGGGGTGA
- a CDS encoding ribose-phosphate diphosphokinase gives MRDIVIFSGSAHPEVAEEICAHLGKPLSPTRVSRFANDCLEVQLQANCRERDVFVIQPLVPPVQENLVELLLMLDAARGASAARTTVVMPHFAYARSDKKDAPRISIGARLVADLLTTAGANRVLTMTMHSPQVHGFFSVPVDHLHALRELAGHFRRLDLSDTVVVSPDFGNAKAASAFARMLGTPVAAGAKQRISDDRVSITSVIGDVSGRDVVILDDEVARGSTVLELIDRLKEDGVRSIRVACTHGLFTDGALDRLSKLDDVTEIVCTNTVPMEPGKTSPKLEVLSVAPALAEAIRRIHNGESVSTLFDDR, from the coding sequence ATGCGGGACATCGTCATCTTCTCCGGTAGCGCCCACCCCGAGGTCGCCGAGGAGATATGTGCTCACCTGGGGAAGCCGTTGTCCCCGACGCGCGTTTCGCGCTTCGCCAACGACTGCCTCGAAGTCCAGTTGCAGGCGAACTGCCGGGAGCGCGACGTCTTCGTCATCCAGCCGCTGGTTCCCCCGGTGCAGGAGAACCTCGTCGAGCTGCTCCTCATGCTCGACGCCGCCCGGGGAGCCTCCGCCGCGCGCACGACCGTGGTGATGCCGCACTTCGCCTATGCCCGGTCGGACAAGAAGGACGCCCCCCGCATCTCGATCGGCGCCCGCCTCGTCGCCGATCTCCTCACCACCGCCGGCGCGAACCGCGTCCTGACCATGACCATGCACTCGCCGCAGGTCCACGGGTTCTTCAGCGTTCCGGTGGACCACCTCCACGCGCTGCGCGAACTGGCCGGGCACTTCCGCCGGCTCGACCTCTCCGACACGGTGGTCGTCTCACCGGACTTCGGCAACGCCAAGGCGGCCTCCGCGTTCGCCCGGATGCTCGGCACGCCGGTCGCCGCGGGGGCCAAGCAGCGGATCAGCGACGACCGCGTCAGCATCACCTCGGTGATCGGCGACGTCAGCGGCCGCGACGTCGTCATCCTCGACGACGAGGTCGCCAGGGGGAGCACCGTCCTGGAACTCATCGACCGGCTCAAGGAGGACGGCGTCCGATCGATCCGGGTCGCCTGCACGCACGGCCTCTTCACCGACGGGGCCCTCGACCGCCTGTCCAAGCTGGACGACGTCACGGAGATCGTCTGCACGAACACGGTCCCCATGGAACCGGGCAAGACGTCGCCGAAGCTGGAGGTGCTCTCGGTCGCTCCCGCGTTGGCCGAGGCCATCCGGCGCATTCACAACGGCGAATCCGTCAGCACGCTCTTCGACGACCGCTGA